Proteins from a genomic interval of Prevotella sp. E13-27:
- a CDS encoding helix-turn-helix domain-containing protein codes for MLTYRQTNRVVQENSQLADEVESQKKKQEKLQEQYSLQAKTLHMLREESEEQQKTLTELKERLMGNDKVTELKEKTESLRENINDIKTMTDEELWTWMDLQMTESHIFTDPDLNLKGMAQRLGLTQKKIKQLLKDSQRYDRLYDYLTEKRVLYSCELIKQNPQYSMEAIGKEAGFVSRSTFQTEFKKRIGITPAQYRQNSFNDVVRIK; via the coding sequence TTGTTGACGTATAGACAGACCAACAGGGTGGTGCAGGAAAACAGTCAGCTGGCAGACGAGGTGGAAAGTCAGAAGAAAAAACAAGAGAAACTGCAGGAACAATATAGTTTGCAGGCAAAAACGCTTCACATGCTGAGAGAGGAGAGCGAGGAGCAGCAAAAGACGCTGACCGAACTGAAGGAACGGTTGATGGGCAATGACAAGGTGACAGAACTGAAAGAGAAGACAGAATCGCTGCGTGAGAACATCAACGACATCAAAACCATGACTGATGAGGAACTTTGGACATGGATGGACCTGCAGATGACTGAAAGCCATATCTTCACCGACCCTGACCTCAACCTGAAAGGCATGGCGCAGCGGTTAGGACTGACACAGAAGAAAATCAAGCAATTGCTGAAAGACTCCCAGCGTTACGATCGTCTCTACGACTATCTTACGGAGAAGCGCGTGCTCTATTCCTGTGAACTTATCAAGCAGAATCCGCAGTACTCGATGGAAGCCATCGGCAAAGAAGCCGGCTTCGTGTCGCGCTCTACGTTCCAGACGGAGTTCAAGAAGCGTATTGGTATTACCCCCGCCCAATACCGGCAAAACAGTTTCAACGACGTGGTACGGATTAAATAA